A single window of Sphaerodactylus townsendi isolate TG3544 linkage group LG03, MPM_Stown_v2.3, whole genome shotgun sequence DNA harbors:
- the LOC125428731 gene encoding zinc finger protein OZF-like isoform X1 codes for MKKIMTEFKEKNFLQEGHDPREMQEASPRIPPKDIFFQNTADERFSVSTRDPWDTANENETHQVLEESDTNLEVKGNHDVPENQEGNQLDKGNNKSIVYHKGNYHEAVQEGKRRIECSSCGKSFASIPNLKTHWNIHTGEKPYDCLQCGKRFSQSSALRVHQRTHTGEKQYECFECGKTFAYSAYLIVHQRIHTGEKPYICLECGKRFIVRSCLVRHQKIHAKEQLYLLHKPANTFSHSQQQRNRTGEKPYKCLQCGKSFVQSTTLIRHQLIHTGEKPYTCLDCGKSFTQSKNLIMHQRTHTGEKPYKCLECGKSFITSTNLTMHQSTHTGDKPYACLECGKSFRHTSSLAMHRRIHTGEKLHECSECGKKFTTKANFIKHQLLHKGEKPYKCLECGRSFSLGERLMNHQKIHKDVKPFKCLDCGKNFSHSVTLRRHKNTCTGGCKKGFSENQSKPRTQNKKKPYQCLECRSCFNHNSNLLRHQLIHTGEKPFKCQECGSCFSQHSNLMRHELIHTRQKQ; via the exons ATGAAAAAGATCATGACAGAGTTCAAAGAGAAGAACTTTCTTCAGGAAGGCCATGATCCAAGAGAAATGCAAGAGGCTTCTCCACGAATACCACCTAAAGATATTTTCTTCCAAAATACAGCTGATGAAA GGTTCTCTGTTTCAACTAGAGATCCATGGGACACAGCTAATGAAAACGAAACTCATCAGGTATTGGAGGAAAGTGACACAAACCTAGAAGTGAAAGGAAATCATGATGTCCCAGAAAACCAGGAGGGAAACCAGCTGGATAAAGGAAACAATAAATCTATTGTTTATCACAAAGGTAACTACCATGAAGCTGtacaggaaggaaagagaaggattGAATGTTCTAGTTGTGGGAAAAGCTTTGCTAGTATACCAAACCTTAAAACACACTGGAatatccacacaggggagaaaccatatgactgcttgcagtgtggaaagagattcagtcagagctCAGCTCTTAGGGTAcaccaaagaacccacactggggagaaacaatATGAATGTTTTGAATGTGGAAAGACGTTTGCATATAGTGCATACCTCATTgtgcatcaaagaatccacacaggagagaaaccctatatatgtttggaatgtggaaagaggttTATTGTAAGATCGTGCCTTGTTAGACATCAAAAAATTCATGCAAAAGAACAACTGTATCTACTCCACAAGCCTGCAAATACCTTCAGCCACAGCCAACAGCAAAGAAACCGCACTGGTGAAAAACCGTATAAATGTttacagtgtggaaagagctttgtgcAAAGTACAACCCTCATTAGACATCAActaattcacacaggagagaaaccttacaCCTGTCTggattgtggaaagagctttacacagagtaaaaatctcattatgcatcaaagaacccacacaggtgaaaaaccatataaatgtttagaatgtggaaagagttttatCACTAGTACAAACCTCACAATGCATCAAAGTACCCACACAGGTGACAAACCATATGCatgtttggaatgtggaaagagctttaggCATACCTCAAGTCTTGCTATGCATCGAAGAATACACACTGGAGAGAAATTGCATGaatgttcagaatgtggaaaAAAGTTCACAACGAAAGCAAACTTCATAAAACATCAACTCCTTCACAAAGgagaaaaaccatacaaatgcttggaatgtggaaggaGCTTTAGTCTGGGTGAAAGGCTTATGAATcatcaaaaaatccacaaagaTGTGAAACCCTTTAAATGCCTGGATTGTGGGAAAAACTTCAGTCACAGTGTAACTCTTAGGAGACATAAAAATACATGTACGGGGGGATGTAAAAAGGGCTTCAGTGAGAACCAAAGCAAGCCTAGGACCCAAAACAAGAAGAAACCATATCAATGCCTGGAATGCCGAAGTTGCTTCAATCACAACTCAAACCTTCTTAGACATCAACTAATCCACACGGGGGAGAAGCCATTTAAATGCCAGGAATGTGGGTCTTGCTTCAGCCAACACTCAAACCTTATGAGACATGAACTTATTCACACTAGGCAAAAACAATAG
- the LOC125428671 gene encoding zinc finger protein 883-like isoform X2, with protein sequence MMTEANSQQEGPGSKRMPEDSPGGLSKGDMWDIAEENVAHQLMEESDKKLDMKQNIRNQKKNITDKRSNKPIAYQNSDYQTTICKGKGRIQCSFCEKNFASISTLKVHWKTHTGEKPYDCLQCGKRFSHPSTLTVHERTHTGEKRYKCLDCGKNFMLSTNLILHQRIHTGEKPYQCMECGKSFSLKKSLTLHQRIHTGEKPYKCLECGKSFSQKSSLNIHHGTHTGEKRYKCFECGKKFIQSTTLILHQRIHTGERPYKCLECGKSFIVKSSLTLHQRIHTGIKPFKCLECGKTFNESTRLLRHQRIHMREQSFQFLESGKGFRRSTTLTGHQRTHTGEKRYKCLECGKSFRLSTTLIIHQRIHTGEKPYRCLECGKSFMRSTTLIVHKRTHSGEKPYICSECGKSFMQSANLIIHQRTHTGEKPYKCLECGRSFIQNSSLTAHQRSHTGEKLYDCSECGKKFTRNANLIIHQILHTGEKPYKCLECGRSFTLSKRLINHQRIHTDVKPFKCLDCGKSFSHSITLKRHKNMQAGECKKGFSQTQSNPKTQTKKKPYQCLECRSCFSHNSNLLRHQLIHTGEKPFKCQECGYGFSQHSNLMRHTLIHTRQKQ encoded by the exons ATGATGACAGAGGCGAACTCTCAACAGGAAGGCCCGGGGTCAAAAAGAATGCCTGAAGATTCTCCAGGAGGATTGTCCAAGG GAGATATGTGGGACATAGCAGAAGAAAATGTAGCACATCAGTTAATGGAGGAAAGTGATAAGAAACTGGACATGAAACAAAATATTcgaaatcagaaaaaaaacattaCGGATAAAAGAAGCAATAAACCCATTGCTTATCAGAACAGTGATTACCAAACAACAATatgcaaagggaagggaaggattcAATGCTCTTTCTGTGAGAAAAACTTTGCTAGTATATCAACCCTTAAAGTACATTGGAAAAcacatacaggggagaaaccatatgactgcctgcagtgtggaaagagatttagtcatcCTTCAACTCTTACTGTAcatgaaagaactcacacaggagagaaacgaTATAAATGTTTGGATTGTGGAAAGAACTTTATGCTGAGTACCAACCTCATTttgcatcaaagaatccacacaggagaaaaaccatatcagtgcatggaatgtggaaagagctttagcCTGAAGAAAAGCCTTACTCttcatcaaagaatccacacaggagaaaaaccatataaatgtttggaatgCGGAAAGAGTTTTAGTCAGAAGTCAAGTCTTAACATCCATCATGGAAcacatacaggagagaaaaggtataAATGCTTTGAATGTGGAAAAAAGTTCATACAGAGCACAACCCTCATtttgcatcaaagaattcatacaggagAAAGACCTTATAAATgtttggaatgtggaaaaagctttatTGTGAAGTCAAGCCTGACTcttcatcaaagaattcacacaggaataaaaccatttaaatgtctggagtgtggaaagaccttTAATGAAAGTACACGTCTTCTTAgacatcaaagaattcatatgAGGGAGCAATCGTTTCAATTTCTTGAGTCTGGAAAAGGCTTTAGGCGGAGTACAACTCTCACTGGTCATCAAAGAACCCATACAGGTGAAAAACGGTACAAATGtttggaatgtgggaaaagcTTTAGGCTGAGTACAACACTCATTattcatcaaagaattcacacaggcgaAAAGCCATATAggtgtttggagtgtggaaaaagcttcatgCGAAGTACAACCCTCATTGTACATAAAAGAACTCACTCAGGAGAAAAACCATATATTTGTTCAGAATGTGGAAAAAGTTTCATGCAGAGTGCAAACCTCATAAtacatcaaagaacacacacaggtgagaaaccatataaatgcttggagtgtggaaggaGTTTTATTCAGAATTCAAGCCTTACTGCCCATCAAAGAagccacactggggaaaaactaTATGActgttcagaatgtggaaagaagtTCACACGGAATGCAAACCTTATAATACATCAAATActgcacacaggggagaaaccatacaaatgcttggaatgtggaaggaGCTTTACTTTGAGCAAAAGACTTATTAACCATCAAAGAATCCATACAGATGTGAAACCATTTAAATGCCTGgattgtgggaaaagcttcagtcatAGCATAACTCTTAAGAGACACAAAAATATGCAGGCAGGGGAATGTAAAAAAGGTTTCAGTCAGACACAAAGCAATCCAAAAACTCAAACCAAAAAGAAACCATATCAGTGCTTGGAGTGCCGAAGTTGCTTCAGTCACAACTCAAACCTTCTTAGACATCAActaatccacacaggggagaaaccatttaaatgccAGGAATGTGGATATGGCTTTAGCCAGCACTCAAACCTTATGAGACATACACTTATTCACACCAGGCAAAAACAATAG
- the LOC125428671 gene encoding zinc finger protein 883-like isoform X1, whose protein sequence is MMTEANSQQEGPGSKRMPEDSPGGLSKGIFFQNMDDERDMWDIAEENVAHQLMEESDKKLDMKQNIRNQKKNITDKRSNKPIAYQNSDYQTTICKGKGRIQCSFCEKNFASISTLKVHWKTHTGEKPYDCLQCGKRFSHPSTLTVHERTHTGEKRYKCLDCGKNFMLSTNLILHQRIHTGEKPYQCMECGKSFSLKKSLTLHQRIHTGEKPYKCLECGKSFSQKSSLNIHHGTHTGEKRYKCFECGKKFIQSTTLILHQRIHTGERPYKCLECGKSFIVKSSLTLHQRIHTGIKPFKCLECGKTFNESTRLLRHQRIHMREQSFQFLESGKGFRRSTTLTGHQRTHTGEKRYKCLECGKSFRLSTTLIIHQRIHTGEKPYRCLECGKSFMRSTTLIVHKRTHSGEKPYICSECGKSFMQSANLIIHQRTHTGEKPYKCLECGRSFIQNSSLTAHQRSHTGEKLYDCSECGKKFTRNANLIIHQILHTGEKPYKCLECGRSFTLSKRLINHQRIHTDVKPFKCLDCGKSFSHSITLKRHKNMQAGECKKGFSQTQSNPKTQTKKKPYQCLECRSCFSHNSNLLRHQLIHTGEKPFKCQECGYGFSQHSNLMRHTLIHTRQKQ, encoded by the exons ATGATGACAGAGGCGAACTCTCAACAGGAAGGCCCGGGGTCAAAAAGAATGCCTGAAGATTCTCCAGGAGGATTGTCCAAGGGTATTTTCTTCCAAAATATGGATGATGAAA GAGATATGTGGGACATAGCAGAAGAAAATGTAGCACATCAGTTAATGGAGGAAAGTGATAAGAAACTGGACATGAAACAAAATATTcgaaatcagaaaaaaaacattaCGGATAAAAGAAGCAATAAACCCATTGCTTATCAGAACAGTGATTACCAAACAACAATatgcaaagggaagggaaggattcAATGCTCTTTCTGTGAGAAAAACTTTGCTAGTATATCAACCCTTAAAGTACATTGGAAAAcacatacaggggagaaaccatatgactgcctgcagtgtggaaagagatttagtcatcCTTCAACTCTTACTGTAcatgaaagaactcacacaggagagaaacgaTATAAATGTTTGGATTGTGGAAAGAACTTTATGCTGAGTACCAACCTCATTttgcatcaaagaatccacacaggagaaaaaccatatcagtgcatggaatgtggaaagagctttagcCTGAAGAAAAGCCTTACTCttcatcaaagaatccacacaggagaaaaaccatataaatgtttggaatgCGGAAAGAGTTTTAGTCAGAAGTCAAGTCTTAACATCCATCATGGAAcacatacaggagagaaaaggtataAATGCTTTGAATGTGGAAAAAAGTTCATACAGAGCACAACCCTCATtttgcatcaaagaattcatacaggagAAAGACCTTATAAATgtttggaatgtggaaaaagctttatTGTGAAGTCAAGCCTGACTcttcatcaaagaattcacacaggaataaaaccatttaaatgtctggagtgtggaaagaccttTAATGAAAGTACACGTCTTCTTAgacatcaaagaattcatatgAGGGAGCAATCGTTTCAATTTCTTGAGTCTGGAAAAGGCTTTAGGCGGAGTACAACTCTCACTGGTCATCAAAGAACCCATACAGGTGAAAAACGGTACAAATGtttggaatgtgggaaaagcTTTAGGCTGAGTACAACACTCATTattcatcaaagaattcacacaggcgaAAAGCCATATAggtgtttggagtgtggaaaaagcttcatgCGAAGTACAACCCTCATTGTACATAAAAGAACTCACTCAGGAGAAAAACCATATATTTGTTCAGAATGTGGAAAAAGTTTCATGCAGAGTGCAAACCTCATAAtacatcaaagaacacacacaggtgagaaaccatataaatgcttggagtgtggaaggaGTTTTATTCAGAATTCAAGCCTTACTGCCCATCAAAGAagccacactggggaaaaactaTATGActgttcagaatgtggaaagaagtTCACACGGAATGCAAACCTTATAATACATCAAATActgcacacaggggagaaaccatacaaatgcttggaatgtggaaggaGCTTTACTTTGAGCAAAAGACTTATTAACCATCAAAGAATCCATACAGATGTGAAACCATTTAAATGCCTGgattgtgggaaaagcttcagtcatAGCATAACTCTTAAGAGACACAAAAATATGCAGGCAGGGGAATGTAAAAAAGGTTTCAGTCAGACACAAAGCAATCCAAAAACTCAAACCAAAAAGAAACCATATCAGTGCTTGGAGTGCCGAAGTTGCTTCAGTCACAACTCAAACCTTCTTAGACATCAActaatccacacaggggagaaaccatttaaatgccAGGAATGTGGATATGGCTTTAGCCAGCACTCAAACCTTATGAGACATACACTTATTCACACCAGGCAAAAACAATAG